From the Streptomyces sp. NBC_00654 genome, the window GCAGGTCCGGGCCGGGCACGCCGAGGTCGTTCAGGAGCCCACCGAGCAGCCGTACGGCATCCGCGACTGCGCCTTCCGCGATCCCGCGGGCAACTTGGTCCGCGTCCAGGAGCTCGGCTGAGCCGTCCGGCCATCAGTGCGGCGCGGCACCTGAGCGCCCTCGGCCGCATGGCCGGCCCGCACACATCCACCACGCGTATGCTCTCAAGCGGCGACGAGCAGTGCCTCCGCGCCGACCGGCCGGAACCCCGCTGTCCGAAAGGCACGTACGCTGCGGGCGTTGCCTGTTGCCTGCTGCGACCGAACCGGTTCTCCCGCGGGCACCAGATGGCGGGCGGCGGTTGTCGGCGCCCGGCCCAGGCCCCGGTGGCGTACGTCCTGTGTCTCTCCTCGAAGTCCCGTTTCTACCCCGGGCAGTTGTCCGAACGTCGCACGGTGCGGCGGTCAGGCACCGCGCCTTCCCGGCTCGCGGCTTCCCGGTTCGCGGCTTCCCGGTTCGCGGCTTCCCGGTTCGCCGCGTGCGTTCACGAGCCGTCGCTGCACATCCGCGACCAGGTCCCGGAGCCTCCCCTGCCGTACGCCCTCGTGGTCCAGCCACTCGTCGAAGCGCGGACGCAGATGCCGGGCCATGCCTGTGCCGTGGCGGCGCAGCACCGAACGGCTGATCGAGATCTCTTCCTGGAACTCTCTGCGCAGGTCATCGGTCCAGCCCTGTTCCCGGTCGGCCTCCTCCAGAGGGGCTTTGAGGGCGGCCACCGCCTCGTCGAGCAAGGTGAGCAGTTCCACGAATCCTCCCAAGGATCACCACGCGCGCCCCCGCACGGGAAGCCCCCGGAGCGAGACGCGCTCATCGTCGAGGTCAGTCCGTGCCGCCGGCAGTGGGCAGCGGCGCCCGGTCCGGGTGGGCCCGAAGCCCGTCGAGAATGATCACCAGATACCGGCGCCATGTCTCCAGCGGTCGTTCGGCCGACAGACCCATGACGGCATCGATCATCGCCGCGATGGGTACGACGTCGGCCCCGGTGACGCCGTCGCGCAACGCGCCCTGGGCGTGCGCCCGCGCCACCAACTGCTCGCAGCGCGCGTTGATCTCCTGCCGCGCTCGCGCCAGACCGGTTCCCTCGATGCTGCCGTCGCGCATCAGCTCGCGCAGTCCCCGGTTGTCCGCGGCCCGCCCCAGGGCCTTTTCCAGAAATCCTGCCAGAGCGTCGAACCCGTCGTCCTCGGCCAGCGCCTCCCGCGCCATCGCCGCGATCCCGTCGAGCTCTTCGGCGAAGACGGCCGCTGCGAGCGCCTGCTTGTCCGGGTACTTCCGGTAGACGGTGCCCACTCCGAGCCCGGCGTGGTGCGCGACGTCGTTGAGTGTCGCCTGAAGGCCACGCGCGGCGAAGACCTCGTGCCCGGCCCGGAGGATGCGCCGGCGATTGAGCTCGGCATCCCGTCTCAACGGGCGTGGCTCCGCAGCACCGGGTTCCCCGTCCGCCCTCCGCGCACCCATCCACGGCTCCCTTCCGCTCACGTGCACCGACCACAACCGGATACAGCATATCCGGTTCATGCTACGGTCCATCTAAGTGGATATTCAGTATCCACATAACGGTTCCGATGCGCCCACCGCGCGTCGGCGCACGGCTCGGAGGGGAAGGAAGCCAGGCATGCAGACCGTGGTCATCACCGGAGGAACCGACGGACTCGGCAGGGGGCTCGCCGCGCACTACCTGCGCCGGGGAGCACGCGTGGTCGCCGTGGGCAGTACGCCCGCCAAGGGGCAGGCTCTGCTGAAAGAGGCGGCAGCCCTATCGGCCGCGGACCGAGCTGTCTTCCTGCGGGCCGATCTGACCTCGGTCACCGCGGCCCGGGAACTCGTCACAGCGATCAGGAGCACCTGCCCCTCGGTGGACACACTCGTCCTGTGCGCCCAGCGGTACCGGCTCTTCGGCCCCCGCACCGTCACCCCCGAAGGGTTCGAGCACAGCTTCGCCCTCGCCTACCTGAGCCGGTACATCCTCAGTCATGGCCTGCGCGAAGCGATGGAGTCCGCGCCGCGACCGGTCATCATGAACGTCGGCACCCCGGGAACTCCTCTGGGCCGCATCCACTGGGACGACCCCCAACTGACGCGCCGCTACAGCGGCACCAGGGCCACACTCCAGTCCTTCCGCGCCAACGACCTGCTCGGCGTGGCCTTCGCCGCCCTGTACCCCGGCACACCGATCCGCTACGTCGGCTACAACCCCGGCGTGGTGTCGACCGGCATGCCCGACCATCTGCCCCCGCCGCTTCGCGCCCTGACCAAGGCGTCCTTCGCCTTGATCGCCACGTCCGTGACCAAGGCCGTGGCTCCGATGGCCCGGCTCCTGGACGAGCCGCCGGGCGAACGCTTCACCGCCTACCGCACCTCCCGCCGACTCCCCCTGAAGGGGCCCGCGTTCGACCGGGAGGCAGCGCTGCGACTGCACCGCCTCACCGATGAACTGGTGAGCCGCCGGAGGCCGTAGCCACGCACCGAACGGCGCTCCGTCGCTGCCGAGCCGCCGGGGGCGGGCTGTCAGAGGTCCCTCAACGCCTCGGCCGCGAACGAAACCGCGCACGCCACGCGGCCGGCCGGATGAAGCCCGGTGTACGAGGCCGCGGGGTCAGATCACCAGGGCCAGGGTGGACGCGATGGCCACCGACAGCACCGCGCCCACCCCGGTGATCAGGGCTCTGGCGTGGAGCATGCCGAACGAGGCGGCACGGGTGGTCGCACCCTCCGGATTCCGGGCGCTGTAGTGGACCGTCACGAACTCCCCCTCGGCCGGGACATGACGCGATTGGCGCTCCTCGAAGCTGACGGTGCGCCCGTCGGCCGTACGGAATTCCAGCGTGGGGTAACGGTGGGTGACGAGACCGCCCTCGGCGTCCTGGCCCTCCTCGGTACGCACGGCCGTGCACCGGGCCTCGGCCGTGAGTCCCTCCGCCCAGGCGGCCCGCAGTTGCGGGCCCTTGAGCTGGCGGTCCAGCAGTCGGCCGCAGATCACGCTCGCGCCCAGGGAGACGACGAGATAGACGACAGCGATGACCATGGTTCTCCCGGAATGCTCACGGCCCGGCCTCGGGCACCGGTATGCCTGACGGTCGAATGTCCGAAGGGGTGAAGGCAGCCATGATTCCGTGTGCGTCAGTCGTCGGCAAGGGGCGGCTCTTCGCCACGGAACCCCCTGGGAACGCAGA encodes:
- a CDS encoding TetR/AcrR family transcriptional regulator, yielding MRRDAELNRRRILRAGHEVFAARGLQATLNDVAHHAGLGVGTVYRKYPDKQALAAAVFAEELDGIAAMAREALAEDDGFDALAGFLEKALGRAADNRGLRELMRDGSIEGTGLARARQEINARCEQLVARAHAQGALRDGVTGADVVPIAAMIDAVMGLSAERPLETWRRYLVIILDGLRAHPDRAPLPTAGGTD
- a CDS encoding SDR family NAD(P)-dependent oxidoreductase gives rise to the protein MQTVVITGGTDGLGRGLAAHYLRRGARVVAVGSTPAKGQALLKEAAALSAADRAVFLRADLTSVTAARELVTAIRSTCPSVDTLVLCAQRYRLFGPRTVTPEGFEHSFALAYLSRYILSHGLREAMESAPRPVIMNVGTPGTPLGRIHWDDPQLTRRYSGTRATLQSFRANDLLGVAFAALYPGTPIRYVGYNPGVVSTGMPDHLPPPLRALTKASFALIATSVTKAVAPMARLLDEPPGERFTAYRTSRRLPLKGPAFDREAALRLHRLTDELVSRRRP
- a CDS encoding DUF3592 domain-containing protein, producing the protein MVIAVVYLVVSLGASVICGRLLDRQLKGPQLRAAWAEGLTAEARCTAVRTEEGQDAEGGLVTHRYPTLEFRTADGRTVSFEERQSRHVPAEGEFVTVHYSARNPEGATTRAASFGMLHARALITGVGAVLSVAIASTLALVI